In the Trichoderma atroviride chromosome 4, complete sequence genome, GAGATTGCTGCCGCAGAGGGAGTTCCAGCCAATAGTGTCGCCGGCATCGCAAAACGCTATACACAACAGATTTCTGCAATCTCAAACCCGCGCTCAGGACAGCCAAGGAAGATCACCGAGGCAGAGAAAAGACGCATCAAACGAATGATTAAGCAAAACCCTCTCATTCCCAATAAAGAGATCATTTCTACGATTCCTCTAAACGTTTGTGTCAAGACTCTGGCTTCGTACCTCAAGTCAGAGGGCATCCGTCCCTTGCAGTGCAGCAACCGCACAGCCTGTTGAATGCCTACAGTGCTGCCATGCGCTGTGGCCTGTTGGTATAGCGCCTACTAACGCTACAACTTCAAATTGCTTCACGACTCTGAAGCATATACCGCTCAAGATATCAGAGTTCATCGACTTGATTTCGTCTTTGGGCCTGCGTATGCTTCTTATACACATCTAGGTTCCACTAATCTGTCGTCAAGAAGAATAATACTGTTCAATCAATATTTTCGCTTATCGTGCATTCTTGCATTGGTCAGTCAGCGACGTATTCACGGTGGTTTAGACCCAGATGTGTGCACCAGCATCCGTTCAGCAGCATTCATTCCCTATTCAAGATACATGATAATCACTCTCGCAAACTGCTCAATCAGACAGCAATGACAACTGTCAGAGTTACAAGAGCAGCCAAAGCTGCAGCCGAAGCAGCATCGCTTGCAGTATCGAGCGCTTCACCCACCAGCCTGCCAGCCAAGTCCAAGCCCAAGGGTAAAACCACGAAATCATCCCAGCCCAAATCAAGAGCACGAAAAGCAGCTCCAAAGCCAATCGCAGCACCCGAAGCCCAGACTCTCAGCTTCCCATCAGCCTCCCACTTCGACGCCTGGCTCCTCAAAAACTCCTCAACCCCCCTGCGGGATCTGGCTGCGCTTCAGCAAAAAGGCCATCCTCGCCCAAGTCCCCTCCATCAGCTACCTAGAAGCCGTCGACGTCTCCCTCTGCCACGGCTGGATCGACGGCCAGCGCAAGGCCCTTGATGAAAAGTTCTACCTGCAGCGCTTCacgcctcgccgccgccggagTCTTTGGTCTCAGCGCAACGTCCAGCGCGTCGAGATGCTGACGGTAGAAGGCAGGATGAAGCCTGCGGGGATGGCAGAGGTGAATGCCGCAAAGGGGGACGGGCGGTGGGAGAAGGCGTACGCTGGACCGGCGACTATGGAGGTTCCTGAAGACTTTGCGAATGCGCTGGAAGAGAATGCGATTGCAAAGACGGCGTTTGAAGCGTTGAGCCGGGCAGATAGATATCCGTTTCTTTGGAGTATCACGACAGTCAAAAGGGCAGAAAcaagggagaggaagatTAGAGAGTTTGTGAGCCTTTTGGCCTCAGGACAAGTATAGTGTATAAAATGAACCTACATCAGCGATTGATAGTAGAGCATCGGCCGTAAAAAAGCAGGCTGCTACATGAGCCGTGGTATTCAAATCTAAATCTGTGCATGTGTTCCCATACTGAATGTCCCAGATCAATAATCCAAAGCCGTCCAATTGTTAAAGTCATTTCCTCATAAAAGCGATTAGTGCTAGTAACCCCCGGAATCATCCGATTCATCTGCATAGCCGTCAATAAGACCATTACCATAGgtttcctcatcctcatcatcgtcctcctcatcctcgtcatcattgccattgtcaCTGTCCTCTTCACCATTAGACTCTTCATCCGAAGATGGATGACTTTCTCGCGCTTTTTGAAGCCTGGAGGCCAGACTCAGCCGCCTCACATCCAtaatctcctcctcctcatcttcatcgtcttcgtcgtccgcCTCCACTCGCCTGTCAGCTTgccgtctcttctttcctctcccatctttttcttcctctttcttgctCGTTTCATGCTCGCCAGGCTTGCTGTTGGATGCAccgcctccatcttcctcgtcatcgtcgctaTCAACTACAGCTGCGCGTTTCCGACTCCTCGCAGCACCCATAAGTCTGCTAGAAGCATTCTCGGCACCTCCACCTGGTTCGGTGAAGCTGCCGGTACGAGCGTGCTTTCTCCCCGACCTCTCAGATGTGTcgccgtcctcatcatccGAGTCAACTACGATGCGTCGCTTCCTTGAGTTTGTCGCACCGCCGGCTACTTCTGGCTCGGGCTCGGGTGAGGAAAAGACTGGCACAATTTCCGCTTCGCCAGCGCCACTGTAATCGTCATTCGCAGAGTCGTACTCCTCGTCATATATGTCGTCTCCAGAATCATCGTCCCCACCGTTTTCTGCAATCGGGGAATCATCGATTCCATCGCTTTCATACTCGTCGGGTTCCgattcctcttcttcttcttcgtcgtcggagGATAATTCTGACTCAGATGGCACGACGCCTTCCGCGTAGGCGCGTCCCCACtttcttttcagcttctttaaGAAATCTAAGCCGTATCTATCCTCAAATATGACCATCGGAAACAGCTCGATGCCACGGGTTCTTAGTAGTGGCAGAGCCGTGGCTGGCAAAAGGTGTGTGACGGGTTCGCAAACTTGTTTTCTTGTAAAGTCGTCGTACTCGTCCGCATTGGGCCAGCACCAGTTTGTCCACAATGGCTCATTTCGACCGTCTGTGACCATGCTGGTGTGCACGTAGATGTAGTTCGAGCCGCACCATAAAAGGTCTTTGCCGATAAACTTGTCGGGCGctgagagaaggaagagtcGCTTGAGGTTTTGGAATTGTTGGAGGGCAAGGGTGAAGTAGTCGCTGgtgtcttcgtcttcgtcgaaAAAGGCGTTGTAGTGGACTACAAGTTGCACCACGTTCTCTGCAAAGCCATCGAAATGGTAGATGAAGTCTTGGAACCTTTCTTCGATGGGAAACGGATGCATGACTTCGTAGGTGTATCCACTCAGCTGAACAATGTCTCGGTTGCGGTCGAAATGCACCGTTCCGTCGCCGGCTGGTGTTCTGATCTTGAGAGTGTGTGGAAGCAATTTGAGGGCAACGTCTCGGGCCTCTCGATTGGCGGCCATGACACTGCGGTTGAGTTCGGTGGCGCGTGCAAGGCTGGGAGAGCCATTGATGGTCCAATCGCGATAACGACGAGGACTGGGCATGCCCCTCTCGTCTGGCACCAGGTCGCTGGGGTCTTTTCGAACAACGCTCTTGAGGCTGAATTCAAGCAGCTGAGGCTGGGTCAGGCCAGCGAGTCCGAGCCCCCAGATTTTGATTCGCAGCTCCGGTGGCAGCTCTGCAAACTTGTGGAAGACGCGTCCCTTGTAGGGATTCTCGTCCCACggatcttggccattgtAGAATTCGTCTTCCACGGCCGAGTCGTAGCTAGATTCTTCATCGGAGCACTCTGCGTATCGAAGGAGCAGCTCCGACggcttggccatcttggagcTTGGCAATGGAGGCACAGAAAGGATGGAAATGCCAAAAAGAGTGCCAGCACTCAAAGGTTGAAGGAAGGGAGGCGATGCGTGAACTGCAGCACGATGTCACAGCACAAGGCTGAGGTTAGCTGGGCgctaaaaacaaaagaagagattcaGCGGTAACTGATAAGATAAGGCTGCACTAAGCTGCTAAACCACGGGCCTGCTTTAGGCTCAATCGCCCTGTAACTTGGTGATCTACGGAATCAAtgataggtacctacctattcTTGCTCAAGAGACACCGTCTGGTTTCGGCGATTTAACAAGTGCATGGACATTTGCAGTTCCAATCTGCCGGGGCTTGATTCGCTGTCTTTAGGTCAATGCACCTTTTTTATGGCTACACCACATCTCATGCTTCTTATTGCGAGTCTCCAATTGCTTTTATACATCCACTAGAATGCTTCACCACTGCTACTTAATAGGGGAATCCAGCTCACCTGGCGCTAACCCCTCAAACTGACTGCTTGCCCAATTTCGCCCCGACATCATTTGTGCCATCATCAGCTATGAAGTTATGAAGCGACTAATCATCTGGCAATCGCTAAAATaacaggagcagcagagaaaGCAGCCAGTAGAGGTCTTCTCCGACATACGATAGTTCTGTCGGCATCTCACAACGCACGATAGTTCTGTCGGCATCTCACAACGCTGGTTTACAATGGCCCCTAGCCAGCCGGATGGACTGTCTGATGGCCATCAAGAGACCGCTACCCaggtcatcatcatcggcggaGGACTGAGTGGCCTACAAGCTGCTCATGATCTCCAAGAATTGGGCGTCTCCTGTCTGATTCTCGAAGCTCGCGATAGAGTTGGAGGGAAGCTGTGGTCGGTTCCCTTGGGCGAGGGTCAAGGACATGTCGACCTTGGAGGTGCTTGGACGAACAATGAGAACCAGCCCAAAGTTACTGCGCTCGCTGAAAAGCTCGGGCTGCAAATGATCAGACAGAATATTATAGGCGACTGTATCCTTGAGGACTATGGAAGGTTCCCTTACGGCAGCGAGCCGCCGGTAAGCTTCATTCCATGTATTTGCGCCTTTCATGAATCAATGGGCCAAGGCTAACTCTGATCAAACAGCTATCCAGAGAAGACAAGGCAACTTTTGTCGAAGTCAGAAGCCGCGTAGAAGCTCTATGCCACACAGTCACCATCGCCGACTTTGACCAAGTTCTGGCCGAATATGGCCACATGAGCATGGACGagctcatcatctgcatGGGCGCCACCGATACTGTGCGCCGATTAGTCAACATCTGGACTACAGCCATGTTGGGCATTGAGTCGACCCAGATCAGCTCAATATTCTTCTTACACTACTGCCAGGCTGGAGGGGGGCTGCTCCAGATGCGATCCGACGACGCAGGCGGTGGTCAGCATCTGCGTTTCCGGAATGGATCACAGTCACTGTCTTACGGGCTTAGAGACGGTCTCGAGCCAAACACCGTTATATACTCTGCGGTCGTGGAACGAGTTGAGCAAGGTTTGCGCAGCGGATGTCGAGTTATAACACGAGACGGCAAGAAATTTCGTTGCGAGCGCGTTATATGCACTGTTCCGAGTCCTTTACTGAAACAGATTACCTTTTGGCCCTCGTTGTCGGCAGACAAAATCTGGCTCAGCACTCATAGCGAGCTCGGATTTTACGCCAAAGTCTTCCTCATCTACACGGAACCATGGTGGCGTAAGCTCGGTCTTTGTGGCTTGTCACAGGGATTTCATGGACCCGTATCCTTGACGAGAGATGCTTCGAATGACCAAGACGGGCTGTTTGCCTTGATCTGCTTTGTAGTAGGCCAAAGGGGGAGAGAGTGGGCGCAGAAAGAAGAGCCCGACCGCTTGGCAGAGGTGATTGCTCATGTGGATCGCATTTATGGGGTGAAGATCCCGCGTCCTGTCGAGACCCGAGAGCAGATTTGGAATGAAGAGGAATTTTCCCAGGGAGCTCCTTGTCCTGTGGTTCCCGCTTATTGTTTGAGAAGCTTGAGTCAAGACCAATGGAGGCCAGAAGGATTTATCCATTTCGCAGGGACAGAGACCAGTCCCGTTTGGAAGGGGTATATGGAGGGAGCTCTGACGTCAGGtagcagagcagcaaagcaAGTTTTTGATATCCTGTCTACAAGTTGACTTGCAAAGATGGAACGAGAGGGCATGTAATATGCGGTGTCGAATACTTCTTTGCATGACACGTGATACATACAAGGTATAAATGAAAAGGTTAAATGTACAGTTAGCCTCTAAAAATAGCtgatattaataaaaagcatGCGTGGATGCTGTGAAAGAGGCTTAATAGCTTTCGAAGGCGTGACCCAGCCCTCGCGTTTACAAAGAGCTGATGCGGCTAGCGGGGCTTAATACAATAGACTGCCGACAGCCCCGAACTAGAATGAGAGCTTACAGGAGAGATCCGGCACTGAAATCTCTCTGCTAAATATGACAGCTCTCCGGTATCCACAGCATTCGAGTTGTACGTGGAGCTCGCCTAGATCGCCGTTTCGGGAAATGCcgcttggagatggcatcaaaggGAGTTGATGCCATGGCTAGCGGCAGCCTAGCGCTGAGGCTCTTTATGAGCTTAATACACTCACCCGGATTCTATTTATAGACGCTCAAACGACAAGTAGATAGGTAAGTAATCCGATCATGTCGAGCTGATGCGAGTGTTGTTGAGTTATAGAGACATGTAAGTGGGAGGGTGGGTTGAACGAGCTTAGAGCTACACAGGTGTGATGGCGAGGTAAAGTGCTGCTTACCAATGCAGAGAAGTCTgatagtagcaatagtagcaatgGTATACTTGGCGTGCTATATAGATTAagataattattatatttgCTGATAATATTGTTTTTCTAAATAACCTCCTCTCTTCCTGAATTAGCCAGAGAATTTCCTAATgaattttataattttttatagtAGTCTATTATCTGTGGATATGTTTAAAGCATATAGCAACAGCGCGGCATTCCCTTATATACCTTCAAGTCTGtctattgctactattgctacttCTACCAGGGATccattttccttttgcaCAATCTTGGACAATTGTATATGAGAATGACACTTTGTATTCCTACATATCTACATTGCCCTTTCAGTTAAAGAAAGAGCGATAGGTCTACCATATGACATCAGTTTAAAAACTACAATTCAAATTAGTTGCGCATGATAGCCAGAATATTGATGACAGATAGACTATCTCAGCATCTGCTTTGTTAGCCACCACGAGTGATTTGGTATAGGTAGGTTTCCTCCTTAGCATAGCAGACGTAGCGAAGCATTAACCCTGCGTTATGATTTCATATCAGTTGTAGTAAAGATTGTATTTGTATTTTTAACACCAAATATTCACACCCCAGTCCTCTGAACGAAAGACGTTAATCATATCACGACAGTGTCAGTTGTGGTAAAAACAGAAGAAACGTAGTTTGAGTAGATATGGATATATCGCACTAGACTTTGATAATATTGAGTAGTGGCGATTTGATACGCCGGATGAGAGAGTACGAAGCATATGCTTGGGAAATTGTATAGCTTCAACAATGCCGTTGATTTACTTGCTTTGGCCGAAGTAAGAACCGCCTGTGCCTGTAACGAAAGATATGACCTCGTAGCCGCAGTGATAATATAGAGacagtacctaggtatgtaccTAATAGTTTTGCAGGTAGGCTGTGGCTTCTATAtaatgaagctgctgcaataTTGTCTCAAGAGAGAATGACAAGATTTGTTCCCAAAGCCATCATTGCAGTCTTGTGTGTTTTAGTCATTGTGAGTTTGATATCTCTTCTTTACCGCTATTTCGTAAACTATCATAGGTCATTAGTTCAGAGCTGATAACAAGTGAATAAAATAACTCTCGAGACTTGAGTCTTGCATCATAGCCTGGATAAACCGGCATCAGCGCATCTATTGGAGTGGAGCCGCGATGATTGCAGCTTAGTATGCAGAAACGGTCCGTTTACGTTGATTCTTGGGTTTCAATCAAGGCCCGATGAGAAGAGTCTGGGCGTCTAATTGTCAGCAGCATGCGTCACATATCGTACTTGAACTTGAATCCAACTCTTTCATCTCCGAGCTCCCCGAACATTGCACTCGGTAGTAGATAAGGGGTTACCACTCGCGCAACCTGCTGTATAGACGTGGCAACGCAATCTATAGCGTTGATTAGATGATAGAGTGAAAAGCAATTTATCATTTCAATCTGAGTGATTGTAGATTCTTCGGGGGTAGATTCTTCGGGACCAGTTGAACACGGCTTCTCCCAGTTCAAAAGAAGCGCGAGAATAACGAATCAGATTCAAATTCACTCTACATAGAGCTTGTGATGCTTTGGGCTAAAACAATTCATTAATGACTCGGCGCGCCAAGCCATAGTCCCTATGTTTGTTCGCGCGTATAGGAGAGTTTTCTTACGGCCGAGGTTAATGTTTGTGTTACATTGCAGGTGGCACACTCGCAGTGGCCGGCATGGGGCACACGTATACGAGCATCTTGTATACTGGCGTAGAGAACTTAGCGTCTAATATATTTTGTACGACACTGAGCACCTGTCAAGCGGAGTTGACGTGTATCAATGAAACCCAAAATCATTCACTCTACTCTTTCACTCAAGAGCAAGAATGAACATACCATCAAGACACCAATGTGATAAAATCTTGCACAAATGAATGCTAACAATATACTCAAGGCTATGGAAGCAAAAGCCAAGAGGTCCAATAAGCACCAAATTGAGCAAATAGTTTGTCTACCTTTTTCCCACAACAAAGGCAGAGATGCAGGTAGAAATACCCATTGGGCTCCATACATTGACCGTCGGATATATTGCGCCATTGTCCTGGATATTGAAGTCCCGGGCTGCACTCCGGAAAATGCGACCGTAAGCTTAATGTACTCCGCATTTAGCCACAGAAAGCTCAATCATCGGGATTTGGTACAGAGCAACACATTGCTTTTCATACCTGGGTAGGTATACAGCCAGATAGCCTACCCTCGCGGAATATTCTACAACTAGGTGCTAGTTTTAAATCCTAATTCCAtcttttgccatctctcgTCCACCAAGCTAGACCAAAAGACACGGCAAGCCGATCAAGCACGGCATATCTGATTCGCGGGGAAATGCCTAAATTCAAGTGCCTGGGTCACGACCCCTTGCTGTCTCCATCAAGTTAATATACCTAGACGTCGCACTAGGTAATAGGTCCGATTCTTCCCTGGCAGCCATCAACCTGGGGCACAGGCCCCATGCACGACACTTTGAACGTTGTTTGTCTCTACCGTTGGAAACTAACATCGACTGCGATGCCTTTGAAATCTGGCTATGCATGTGCCCGAAGCAGATGAACTATTCCAAAGATAGGCGGCCGATCACCCCCGTTCCGCAAATCACACCAAATCTGGAGTGCAGATGAATGCTTAGCGATAATCCGCGAGCGATGCAGCCTCAATCCGTGGATCGAACGCATCCGCATAGCCAAAGAGAGGGCCAGCGGCTGGGGGAGTGCCGATCATCCCCGTACGTGCTCAGTCAGTAAGATGAAGGGATAGCAGCCCATGTGTGAGCGCACCAGGTAGATGATGCATGATGCCATTGTATTCAAGATCTGGAAGTTGCTTTCTGGAATCGAATGTTTGTCAGACGGCGTCCCTAATAATATATGGCCAGAGTaagagtgagagtgagatAATCAACCTCGACTTGAGTGAAATCAGCTTCTGATTAGGGACGAACTGAAGCCAAACTATACTACAAACTATACTACTGATGGTTCTTAACAAGGTTCTAGAGAAGCTTCAATGTTTACCGACTTAGCTGGTGGGCTATGAAATGTATGCCCATTGGTCAATACGGGTCACTTCACAACTCTACTGCGTATTCGCCTACTCGTAGCTTGTCATGTGCAGCCTCATCGGGGCCCAACGCAAAATCCGAGTAACCTCCATCAACCTTGCAACtgtccttcttggccagaaACCAGTACGCACATGCTCGCGGCTGATTGGTGGgctgagctgcagcaccTCTCCAAGGATGAAGCTGTCACAAAAGCCGCGAAGCTCCACACACTCCATCTTCAATGCTTCCCAATGCATACCCCAgactttttatataagccAGGATAGGCTCTGGCCGCATTTAGCCCCCCttggcagccgcagccatAGTGAGCCAACTGCCAGTATCCCACCACGAGTTTCTCAACAACCACGCGGCAATGATTCAGATCCGCCACGCCCCTGTCGGCTCTGGCCTATAGAGATTTGTCGTAACCCCGccgcagcttcttctccggccttcttgttttgtttctaGCTGGACGGTAGACTGCGTGTAGCCAGTCCTCTCTCTGCCCACACCAGCGTATTCGGCGCATTGCTCGGCCGGCAACTCCATCAGATGATAGGGCAGTCTATGAAAGAGCCAAGCATCCTTAGCCGTTTTTGACTTCAGAGATGCATTTGAGACTCTGTGGGCTCGGACCGAATCCGGATCTGCAGGAGGGTGCTGAGGACGCGCTTGTCCCCGATGAAGCTCTCCAGGAACGGGGATAGCTTGGTCGAGCATTGGGTAGATTCTGCGAGCGAACTATTCCTGTTGCGATGACTAAAGTTGTTTCGAAACATGTCAGCTCGAGCAAGAACGACGAGGTTGTGTGTGGATATTGGTTACATTGGAGATAAGACAAACACGAGGAGTCTAGGATACTCTTCAATTGATATATAAGACATCATGAGTCCCCGGACTCTGGACTTTTCGTCTACCAGGTCATCCTTCAGTTTCAATCCTCAGCTTCAATCCTCCTCGAGTCGTCTAACAGCCAAGTCAATCTTGTGTAAACACTTACATCATGACTTTGAAGCAATCTGCCCTGGCCGccctggccgctgccgctggagccCAGGCTCAACTGTTCACCGTCAACTGCGCTCCCCTGACCCAGTTCCGAGGTGATCCCATTGTCTCTCCCGGCGAAATCTCTTCCCACGTCCACGCCGTTGTTGGTGGCACCGCCTTCTCCCTCAGCACCACCCCCGCTCAGGCACGAGCTGCCTCTGCCACAACATGTGACAAGATCCTCGATCAGAGCAACTACTGGCAGCCTCAGGTTTACCATCAGCGAACTGATGGCCAGTTTGAGCTTGTCACTTTCCAGGGCAGCGTGAGTTGTCGGACTTGTTCTTCATATCGTCAAAGATTATACTAATAACTATAGGCCGCCTACTACATCCAACGCGCCTGTGATTATGCACCTGGAAG is a window encoding:
- a CDS encoding uncharacterized protein (EggNog:ENOG41); protein product: MPRIERKKHWSPNKRTRVRMMYEQGYTAREIAAAEGVPANSVAGIAKRYTQQISAISNPRSGQPRKITEAEKRRIKRMIKQNPLIPNKEIISTIPLNVCVKTLASYLKSEGIRPLQCSNRTAC
- a CDS encoding uncharacterized protein (EggNog:ENOG41), with the translated sequence MTTVRVTRAAKAAAEAASLAVSSASPTSLPAKSKPKASHQPPTSTPGSSKTPQPPCGIWLRFSKKAILAQVPSISYLEAVDVSLCHGWIDGQRKALDEKFYLQRFTPRRRRSLWSQRNVQRVEMLTVEGRMKPAGMAEVNAAKGDGRWEKAYAGPATMEVPEDFANALEENAIAKTAFEALSRADRYPFLWSITTVKRAETRERKIREFVSLLASGQV
- a CDS encoding uncharacterized protein (EggNog:ENOG41), whose translation is MAKPSELLLRYAECSDEESSYDSAVEDEFYNGQDPWDENPYKGRVFHKFAELPPELRIKIWGLGLAGLTQPQLLEFSLKSVVRKDPSDLVPDERGMPSPRRYRDWTINGSPSLARATELNRSVMAANREARDVALKLLPHTLKIRTPAGDGTVHFDRNRDIVQLSGYTYEVMHPFPIEERFQDFIYHFDGFAENVVQLVVHYNAFFDEDEDTSDYFTLALQQFQNLKRLFLLSAPDKFIGKDLLWCGSNYIYVHTSMVTDGRNEPLWTNWCWPNADEYDDFTRKQVCEPVTHLLPATALPLLRTRGIELFPMVIFEDRYGLDFLKKLKRKWGRAYAEGVVPSESELSSDDEEEEEESEPDEYESDGIDDSPIAENGGDDDSGDDIYDEEYDSANDDYSGAGEAEIVPVFSSPEPEPEVAGGATNSRKRRIVVDSDDEDGDTSERSGRKHARTGSFTEPGGGAENASSRLMGAARSRKRAAVVDSDDDEEDGGGASNSKPGEHETSKKEEEKDGRGKKRRQADRRVEADDEDDEDEEEEIMDVRRLSLASRLQKARESHPSSDEESNGEEDSDNGNDDEDEEDDDEDEETYGNGLIDGYADESDDSGGY